The genomic window GCTGCCGCTACCAAAATAGTACCCACCGCCGAGTACAACCCCTTTGAGTGCATCAAGACCAACGTGCTGGGCGCGATGAACCTGGTGGATGCCTGCATTGATAAAGGTGTAAAGAAACTGGTGGCGCTTTCCACTGATAAGGCCAGCAGCCCAATCAACCTTTACGGTGCAACCAAGCTGACATCAGATAAGCTGTTTGTAGCAGGCAACCACTATGCCGGTAATAACCGCACGCGTTTTGCGGTGGTGCGCTATGGTAATGTCATGGGGTCACGCGGCTCGGTGATTCCCTTCTTTATGTCGATCAAGGACAAGGGCACGTTGCCGATTACAGACAGCCGCATGACCCGCTTTATGATCTCGCTGGAAGAAGGGGTAGAGCTGGTCTGGCACGCCTTTGAAGATATGGAAGGCGGCGAGATCTATGTCAAGAAAATTCCTTCCATGAAGGTCACCGATCTTGCCCGCGTTGTTGCCCCTGAAGCCGAGCAAAAAGAAGTGGGTATTCGCCCCGGCGAAAAGCTGCATGAACAGATGATCAGCGCTGAAGATGCCTACTACACCTACGAATACCCCGAGCATTTCAAGATACTGCCTCAGATCAACAGCTGGGATAAAGACGCCAACCGCATCAAGGATGGCAAGCGGGTACCGGAAGGTTTCGTCTACTCTAGTGACAACAACCGCGAATGGATGAGTGACGCCGAGCTGCAAGCCTGGATTGATATCAATCGCGAGAAAATCGGAGCCATCTAATGATTCCCTACGGTCGCCAGGATATTCAGCAAGCGGATATTGATGCCGTGCTTGAGGTGCTTTCCTCAGACTTCCTGACCCAAGGCCCCCAGGTACCGGCCTTTGAGCAACAAGTGGCTGAGCACGTGGGCGCCAAGCATGCCCTGGCCGTTAACAGTGCCACCTCTGCGCTGCATATTGCCTGCCTGGCGCTGGGGTTGGGTGAGGGCGACTGGTTATGGACATCACCGGTGACCTTTGTCGCCTCTGCCAACTGTGGGCTGTATTGCGGCGCGCAGGTGGATTTTGTGGATATCGACCCGCGAACCTACAACCTTTGCACCAAGGCGCTGGAAGCCAAGCTGGAGCAGGCGGAAAGAGAAGGGCGCCTGCCCAAGGTGGTGGTGGCGGTACATCTCTGTGGCCAGCCCTGCGATATGCAGGCTATTCACACCCTCAGCCGTCGCTATGGTTTCAAGATAATTGAAGATGCCTCGCATGCGATTGGAGGCAAGTATCAGGGTGAATATATCGGTAACGGTCGCTACTCGGATATCACGGTGTTCAGCTTTCACCCGGTGAAAATTATCACCACGGCGGAAGGCGGCATGGCGCTGACCAACGATGATGAACTGGCTAACCGTATGAGCTTGTTGCGCAGCCACGGCATCACCCGCGACCCGGCACAGATGACCCATGAATCCGAAGGACCCTGGTATTACCAGCAAATAGCACTTGGTTTTAACTACCGTATGACAGACCTCCAGGCCGCCCTGGGCCTAGCCCAGCTTGAACGCCTGGATGAATACGTGGCTCGTAGGCATACACTGGCCAAGCGCTATGATGCCTTGTTGGAAGAGTTACCCGTTAAGACGCCCTGGCAGCATCCCGATAGCTATTCAGGTTTGCACCTATACGCCATTCGCCTGCAGTTGGATGCAATCGACAAGACCCACCGCCAGGTATTTGAAGCACTGCGCGAGAAAGGCATCGGCGTTAACTTGCACTATATCCCCGTGCATACTCAGCCTTACTATCAGGATATGGGCTTCAAACCAGAAGATTTCCCGGAATCGATAGGCTATTACCGCGAGGCCGTCAGCCTGCCAATGTACCCGACCATGACGGAAGAGCAGCAGGATGAGGTGCTAGACGTTTTGAAGGAAGTATTATCCTGATGCAGGTTGCCATCATTCCAGCCCGTGGCGGCAGTAAACGTATCCCGCGTAAGAACATCAAAGCGTTTTGCGGCAAGCCCATGATTGCCTGGTCGATTCAAGCAGCGCTTGAAAGCAGGTGTTTCGAGCGTGTGATTGTTTCCACCGATGATGCAGAAATTGCTGACGTTGCGCAGCAGTGGGGGGCTGAGGTGCCGTTTATTCGCCCAGCAGAACTCTCGGATGATCACACCGGTACTATTCCTGTCATCGCCCATGCTGTTCAGTGGTTGGGCAATGCGGGGCAGGCACCGAGCTCTGCATGTTGTATTTATGCCACAGCGCCTTTCGTGCAGCCACAGGATCTGCAACGGGGTGAACAAGTCTTGCAGCAATACCCATATGTTGATTACGCCTTTTCCGTGACCAGCTACGCCTTCCCTATTCAGCGCGCACTGCGCCTCACACCTGAAGGCCGTGTTGCTATGTTCCAGCCCGAAAACTTCAATACCCGTTCCCAGGATCTCGAAGAAGCCTGGCACGATGCCGGGCAATTCTATTGGGGCAGAGCCGAGGCATGGCTTGCTGGCCAGGCGCTGTTTTCTGAACAGGCTATACCCGTAAAACTTCCGCGTTACCGTGTTCAGGATATTGATACGCCCGAAGACTGGAAGCGAGCTGAAGGGTTGTTTAAAGCGATGCAAAAGGGCTGAGTTCATAATGAAAATCGCCTTCCGCGTAGACGCTTCAATAGAAATTGGCACTGGGCATGTAATGCGTTGCCTGACGCTAGCAGATGCATTGCGCCAACAAGGCCATACATGCCGTTTTATCTCCCGGGCACATGATGGCCATTTGGGTGAGGTGATTAGGCAAAAAGGCTTCACCCTGCATTTATTGCCACAGCCTGAGACCCAAGAACCATTGGAAGAAGAGAGAGCTCAACTTGCACATGCCGATTGGCTGGGCGCTTCCTGGCAAGCCGATGCCGAGCAAACATTGGGCTGTATTGCCGATGAGCATTTCGATTGGCTGGTGGTGGATCACTATGCCCTAGATGCCTGTTGGGAAGCCGCAGTAGTGCCAAGCCAGACGCGGCTATTAGTAATTGACGATCTCGCAGATCGGCACCACTTAGCTGATGTATTGTTGGATCAAAATCTTGGGCGCAAAGCAAGTGATTATGACCGCCTGGTACCTGATCACTGCCAACGTTTGATTGGCCCTGAATTTGCCTTGCTGCGCCCTGAATTTGCACAGTGGCGAGAAGCAAGCCTTACGCGTCGGCGTGAGAACCCTCAGCTCAGGCATCTGCTTATCAGCCTTGGTGGCGTTGATAAAGATAACGTGACTGGCCAGGTGCTAGAGGCGCTTGCAAGCTGTGAATTGCCTGATGAAACGTATATTACTGTGATTGTGGGCAGTACAGCCCCATGGCTGGAAGAAGTGAAAGCCAAAGCTAAGGCGCTGCCCTGGCCAACCGAATTTGCGGTCAGCGTTAACGATATGGCGCGCCGTATGGCAGAAGCCGATCTAGCCATTGGCGCAGCGGGCAGTACCTCCTGGGAACGCTGTTGTCTTGGATTGCCTACCTTGATGTTGGTATTAGCAGAGAATCAAAAAGAAGTTGCATGTTACCTTGATCAATTAGGTGCTGCCAAGTTGGTTGGCATACCTGCTGATCTTCCAAGAAACCTTCCTGTTTCTATATCTGAAATGACTGGTAGTGTTTATACCCGCATGAGCGAAATTTCTTCTGAAATTACAAAAGCTAATGGAGTTTGCAGCTTGGCTTTTGTAATGAAAGATTTTGAGAGCATATTAAAAATGGAGCCGGAGAGATAATTCATGGAAAAGCAGCTAGGGAAGTTTCGAGCTATTCAAAATAGTGATCTTGAGCTGATGCTTAGCTGGCGTAACATGCCTTCTGTGCGCCGGTATATGTACACACGCCATGAAATTACTCTTGAAGAACATCGTCTCTGGTGGGAAAAGGTTTGTAGCCGTAGTGATCAACAATATTTTCTTTACGAGTATGATAGTACACCACTAGGAGTGGTGGGGTTTTCACAAATTAACAACGACGATATGAACTCAAGTTGGGCATTTTATGCATCACCAGAAGCTCCACGTGGTACTGGCTCTAGAATGGAGTATCTTGCTCTTGAAAAAGTATTTAGAGAAATGATGCTTCACAAGTTGTACTGTGAAGTTCTTGATTTTAATGGTGCAGTAATAAAGCTGCATCAAAAATTTGGATTCAGTATTGAAGGTACTTTTAGAGAACATCATCAAGTAGATGGGGAGTACGTTGATATTATAAGGCTTGGTATATTGAAGGGCGAGTGGGAATTAATTCGTGAAAGTATTTTAAAAAAACTTATTTCTCAACGCTAAGGAAAAAATTATGCCTAGTATAACAATCGACGGACGTAATATTGATCAGAAGAATTCTCCTTATATCATCGCTGAGCTTTCTGCCAACCATAATGGCAGCATTGAAACTGCAAAAAAAATTATAGAAGAAGCGGCTAAAGCCGGAGCTGATGCAGTCAAGCTGCAGACATACCGCCCAGACACCATTACGCTTGACTGCGATGATGATGAATTCAAGATCAAAGGTGGCTTATGGGATGGCCGAACCCTCTATGAGCTTTACGAAGAAGCGCATATGCCCTGGGAGTGGCACAAGCCACTGTTTGAGCATGCCCGTAAGCTTGGCATTACCATCTTCAGCTCTCCTTTCGATAATACAGCGGTAGACCTGCTAGAAGAACTTGGTGCCCCAGCCTACAAAATTGCTTCTTTTGAAGCCGTTGATCTGCCGCTGATTGAGTACGTAGCCAAAACCGGCAAACCAATGATTATTTCTACTGGCATGGCTGATATAGAAGAGATTCAGGAAGCCATCGAGGCAGCACGTGGTGCAGGTTGTGAACAGCTGGCGATTCTCCACTGTGTAAGTGGCTACCCCGCCCCAGCGGCAGACTACAACCTGCGTACCATCCCTGATATGATCGAACGTTTTGGCCTAGTAACAGGCCTCTCCGACCATACCATAGATAACACCACCGCCATCACCAGCGTTGCACTCGGCGCCAGCCTGATCGAGAAACACTTTACCCTCGACCGCAACGGTGGTGGCCCCGATGACAGCTTCTCCCTGGAACCCGCAGAACTCGCTGCCCTATGCCGTGATACCAAAACCGCCTGGCAGGCCCTAGGCCAAGTCGATTACGGGCGTAAATCCAGCGAGCAAGGCAATGTGCAGTTCCGCTGCTCGCTGTATTTTGTGAAAGATCTAAAAGCAGGAGACGTAATTACCGAAGACGCGGTGAGAAGCGTAAGGCCGGGGTATGGGTTAGCCCCGAAAAGGTTAAAAGAGGTTGTTGGCCAGAAAGTAAACTGTGATGTTGTTGCTAATACGCCGGTTGGTAATGAAGTGCTGAATCCTGGTTTTGAATAAACCAATAGCTTTTAGTTAGGTTATGCTATGCCTGGGGGTAAATATGAGTCAAGTTGAAATTATGAATAAGGTCGGTGATAGAGTTTTCCTTAATCCTTACCCCCTATATAGCTATGAAGAACTCGCACTTAAGAGCCTTGGATCGAACACATATAGAGGTTTTCATAAAATAAATAAAAAGATGGGTGGTGCAAAATCAGTTTTTACACGTGTGCTAATAGAGGAAAAGGAAAATATAATAAAGGGTATTAAACTGGCTGAGACGGTGAAATGTATAGATCAGTTTTCAGGTGAAGTCTGTAGTATTATTTCGGATGAGTTGAAGAAAAATATTAAAGGTCATCAGCTGGAGTCTTACAATAAGATCAGGAAGCCTGTAGATATAGTTATTGAGCATATGACAGCTATGTACGAAGGCTTTGAAGACGTAAGAGAGAGAAATACTAAATTTTTATTCCTGCCTTTAGATAGTTGGATGTTTAAATCTGAGTTTTGTTTAGCGAGGAAGAAACAAAAAAATTAAAAATAAAGAGAGGCTTTTATTTTAAGGATATAAGGTGCCGGTCACACTATTACGAAATTCAGGATTTTCTAAAGGATAAAGCTAACCATATTGGCTTAAATAACCGTATATATTTCGATCTGTTATGGAATAAACGTTACAAGTCATCTGGAACTAACTTGTTTCATACCAATCCAGTTAAGAAATGCTAAATAACCACGAATTATGCGCTATGCGTCGTATAATGCTTGATTGTTAAATTCTTTCCCAGTAGCAATGTACTTCTCACACCTCTAACGGCTCGGCTGTCGTAGAAGAAATTCAGGAAGCTATCGATGCAGCCTGTGGAGGTTGAACAGCTAGAGATTCTTCATTGTATAAGTGGCTACCCAGCCCTAGCGGCAGACTACAACTTGCGTACCACCCCGATATGATAAAACGCTTTAGCTTAGTAAAAGGCCTCTCCGACCATACTATTGATAACACCAGCGTCATCACCAGCGTTGCACTCGGTGCCAGCCTGATCGAGAAACACTTTACCCTCGACCGCAACGGTGGCGGACCCGACGACAGCTTCTCCCTGGAACCCGCAGAACTCGCTGCTCTTTGCCGAGATACCAAAACCGCCTGGCAGGCCCTAGGCCAAGTCGATTACGGGCGCAAATCCAGCGAGCAGGACAATGTACAGTTCCGCCGCTCGCTGTATTTTGTGAAAGATCTAAAAGCAGGAGACGTAATTACCGAAGACGGGGTGAGAAGCGTAAGGCCGGGGTATGAATTAGCTCCGAAGATGTTGGTCTACATTATTGGGCAGAGAGTCATTAAATGTGGGGTCCCTGATGATCACATGGGCTATAGAAGTTATCCTCTATTGGCCGCTAGAGAGCTTCTACAGCAATGCACCCGGGAGCAGGTCTATAGACATCAAACTGCATAAGCAAGCGATCACGACACCCATAATCCGTGCTGAGATTCAAGCAGCACCTGCCAATATCAGTGATAGTGAATTGGCGCGCCAGTTTAACGTGACCGATTCGACGATCCGGCGTTGGCTATACCGTGACGATGTTCATGATCGACCGCACACACGGCGTAATCTGCTCGCTACCCTGACGCCTGAGCAGGAAGAAATTGTGATCGCTGCTCGTGAATTTCTGCGCCTTGGCTTGGATGACCTATTAATTGTGGCACGCGAGTTTCTGAATCCTCGTTTGTCGCTCAGCACTGCACCGTATGCTCAAGCGGCGCGAGGTGCAGACACTGGCGGAACTCGCCCGACAAGATGCTGGCGATGACGGTAAGCCCCGGCACAAGCCGTTTAAGGATTATGAGCCGGGTTATATACACATCGATATCAAGCATCTCCCCCAGATGCCTGATGAACAGCACAAACGCTATTTGTACGTTGCCATTGATCGGGCCACTCGCTGGGTGTATCTAGAGGACAGGAACAGCCAATCTTCCAAGGATGCGAAAGCGTTCATGACGCGTGTAGAAGAGAAGGTGCCTTTCAAGATCCAGACGGTGCTGACCGACAATGGTAAATCGTTCACAGACCGCTTCACGCAGGCGGGTGAGCGACAACCGAGTGGCCGCCATCCTTTCGACCAAGTGTGCCAAAAGAAAGGCATTGAGCACCGTCTGATCAAACTTGGGCGACCTCAGACGCATGGCATGGTAGAGCGTTTCAATGGCCGTATTAGTGACGTTCTCGCCACCCGTCGGTATGAATCAAGCGAGGATTTGGAGCAGACACTGAAGCGCTACAATTGGCTTTACAACCACCATATCCCCCAGAAGGCACTGCACCATCAGTCGCAGATCTCAGCGATGAAGGAATGGTAAATTAAGCGGCCCGAGTTATTTAATAAACGGGTAATTAATCACGCGGGACCCGACATATAGAAAAGAGCTAGCTTATATTATGGAAAAAAAAGATGAGCGCAAGAAAATATGTATCATAGCACCATATTCTGGCACTAAGTCTGGTGGTAATCTTGTTCTTAGAAAAATAAAAAACCATCTTAATGGAAAAAATGAATGCACCATGCTTTACGCACCACCTTATTTAAGGGTTAAAGGTTATCGTTTTCTGTTCAGGCTTGCGAAGTATCTAAGATATATTTTGTCTGGTAACTTGTTTAAAAACAAAATTTATTTCTGTAAAACAGTGCCAGATGTTTTGTTTTTTTCTTGGCCTGACGACATTGAGTATGTGGAAGAAAAAAAAATTTGTAGAATCGTTCAAGTAGTACAGTCCGATGATATATGGGGAGCAGAAGTAGAAAATGTAATAAAGGTGAAAAATAAAGATAGCATTGAAAAGGTATATGTTGCTAAACACCTTGCCTCGGATAATGGAAAAGATTTAATAGTAAATTTATTTGAAATGCTAGGTGAAATTAATTCTGGAAGTGTTGGGAAAAGAGGGCAAATTTCTTCTTTTATATCAGGGGCTTGGTTTAAGGGAGCTTATTTAAACGACTATTACTCTAGGCTCTTAGCCAACGAACTTAATTTAGAATACGTTTCCTTCGGGCAGGGGGGAAGTTCCATTTCTGATCGCAGTCTGCCATACTTAAAAAAACCAGATTTGATAAATATTTTGTCGCAAAGTAAGCTGTTCATTTCTCTGTCGCATCATGAAGGTATGCCTATATTGGTTCTTGAAGCTATCGCATCAGGGACACTTTGTGTACTTTCTGATATCCCTGCTCACAGAGAAATCTTTCATAACTTCCCTGAAAGAGTGTATTTATTAGATAGGTCAAAAAAAATCTCTGATTTGAAGGATGAGATAAAAATCAAATTAAATGATTTTGAAAATTTACCCCAGTTGAGAAGTATGAATGAAGAAGGTTATCAATCTTTTGATAAAATATTAGAGTGCATATTGTGAATCGAACTTTATTATTCAGAAGTCACTTGAAGTGGACTAGTTCAGTAAAAAGGTTTTTATATGAAACCCAAGCAACTGGCGCTCCTCCCAAGCGGAAGAAAGATAAAATAAAATTACTTATTATTGCGTTGTTGTCGATTGTCTCTCCTCAGGTCAATTTCAATAAATCATCCAATGTTTTCATCAGAGTGAAAAACAGACAAACTGAAGAAATAGCAAATAATTACTCATCAATTTATATCGGAGGAGACAGAGAGGTTGGTTTTTACCAAATAATATCTGCGCTTGATATGCTTATAATAGATAAGAACTTCATGCCTAGGAGGTTAAGGAAGCTAGCTTTATTTTTGCTGCTAAACTGGATAGATGATAAAAAAACAAAGCTAATTGAAAAAAACTTCTATGTGTATCAAGACTTTTTTAATGGGGAGTCATTTTTAGTATCTTATTTAGGGGTTGTGAATAGTTTTTCAGTTGGTTATCAACATGGGCTTATGCGCTCCAGTATTTTTAATAATTCTAACATATTTCCATGCATTAGATGCAAAATACAAGTAGTTTATAACAATGCCTATAGAGAAAAATTTAGTAAAAAAAATCCTGACGCCTTTTATTTAGTGCATGGATTTCCGGTCGAGTGTTTGGGTGAAAATAATATAAAAAGGTATCCGGTTAAAAAGATTGTTTGGGTAAGCAATAGGGATATAGAAATTAACGATTTTCTAATAAATGGCCTTGCAGATGCTTGCAATGAAGCTGGTATAATATTTTTGATTCGGCTGCATCCAAGTGAATGTAAATCTACCTTCTTTAATAGAGGCTTTGAAATTCAAGAGAAAAATTGTGTGGATGAGGAGACTTTATATGTTGGGGAATTTTCAACTTTTCTCCCAGGAAAATATTATTCAGGAGTACTTGCTGTCGTCATATCGGATCAACTGACAGATGAAGAAGTTAGTTTTTTCGCTGAAGGAAGTGAATCTGTTCCTATTACTGATTTTTCTTCGTTAATTGAAGCAATTAAAGAAAATAATTTTGGCGATTTCATAGCATTAGAGAGAAGTTATGATGCTGGAAAAAAGTCTGAAGAGCTTCTTAAAACCATACGTAGACTTAAGAATAAATGAGTGAGATTTTAAATGGGTACTGTTCCAGATTTTTATTTGGTAATTCCACGTTTTTATGGCTATGAAACTATAATTCGTAAAGAAGCTCAAAGGCTTAATATATGTAGTAAGGTTGTTACTTACTCGAGGATGCCATTCGCAATCACCAAGATTTTGACGTTTTTAGGTTTAAGAAAAAATCTCAATTTAATGAAATTAAAAAGAATAAAAAAAGGGATTTCATCAATCAAAAATAAAAATGTATATGTAATACTAGTTTTAGGTCATGATATTTCGTCTGACGATATTGTTTTTCTCGCAGAAGCTGGAATAAAACCTATATTATATTTATGGGACAAAGTCTCTGATATAGATGAAATATCTTTAATTGATATGAAGAAATATAGCAGCATTGTTTACTCATTCAACCCACAGGATTGCGTCAAATATGATCTTGACTACTTGCCTGTTTTTAGTATTGTTCCGGCATCGTTAGAAAGAAAAAACATCATTTTCAATGATGTTTTTTTTGGTGCGTTTTCGCAAGAGAGAGTGGGCGATTTAAATTCTCATATTTGCAAAGAAGCCAGCGATAAATTAAATATAATATTTCTTTCTACTAGAAGTTTTAAGACTTGGTTTAAAAATTTTAGGTGGGTTCTAAGTTGCCTTGTTAATGGTGCTTCAAGAAAAACAGTTTTTATATTATCTCCTGTGCCTTTTTCCGCAAAGATTTACTATTGGATTGCAGCGAGATCAGCTCGAATACTTGAACACCGTTCCTTAGATGATTCATCAGTGTCTCAAAGATATCTTGACTCTGAGAATCTTGGTGTAGATTTCATTAACTTGGTAAAAAAACAGCGCAACGACAGTTCTCAATATGTGTCAAGGTATGAGAAAAATATAAATTTTGAATCATGGATAAATAGAATTCTGGCTTCGGAGAAGTGAGATATATTATCTTTAAATTAATATTTCTGTATATTTCAGCAGCATATTAACGGTTTAATTTATAGCTTTACTCTCACTGACTGCAAAAACGATAATAACTTGAATCCGTGGGCTTTTTTTAAAAAAATAATTTAAAAAAAGAAAGATAGACCATTTTTCGTTTCATCCAAAATCACGCCTGTTTTTTATAGTAAGTAATTGATGATAAAGATTTTATTCGAGGCTCTCACGGATTCAGTGATAAGGCATATCGAGTGCTTCAGAAGTTTATGGGTTTGTGACTGAAACTGAGAGGGCTTAATGAAGATTATGGTCACCGGTGGTGCTGGCTATCTCGGTTCCCACACCGTGCTGGAGTTGCTTCGCAATGGACATAACGTTGTGGTGTTGGATAATCTTTGCAATTCCTCGCGAGAATCACTGCGAAGAGTGAAGCAACTGGCCGGAACAGATATGGTGTTTGTACAGGGCGATATTCGTGACCGGACTTTGCTGGATCGTTTGTTCAGTGAACATGCGGTCAAAGCCGTGATTCACTTTGCCGGGCTTAAGGCGGTGGGGGAAAGCATGCGGCAGCCGCTCACCTATTACGAGAATAACGTCACCGGCACCGTTACGCTGTGCCAAGCCATGAAGGCGGCTGGAGTCACGCGCCTGGTGTTCAGCTCTTCGGCCACCGTATATGGTGATGCCCACACCATGCCGCTGCATGAAGGCCTTATCACCGGGCTGCCCACCAACCCTTACGGCCGCTCCAAACTGATGGTGGAGGAGGTGCTGAGGGATCTAGCCGTATCGGATCCGCACTGGTCCATTGCGCTGTTGCGCTACTTCAACCCGGTAGGCGCCCATGCAAGCGGGCAGATCGGCGAAGACCCTCAAGGCATTCCCAATAACCTGCTGCCCTATGTGGCTCAGGTCGCCGTGGGACGCCGAGAGTGCCTGGCGATCTATGGCAGCGACTACCCAACGCCAGATGGCACCGGAGTTCGAGACTACATCCATGTGATGGATCTTGCAGAAGGGCACCTGTGCGCGCTGAATGCCCTGGCAGAACGCCACGGAGTGCGCACTTGGAACCTGGGCACTGGCCAGGGACACTCGGTACTCGAGGTGATCAAGGCCTTTGAGGAGGCTTCGGGACGGGAGGTGCCCTATCGCATCGAGCCGCGCCGCTCCGGCGACGTGGCCTCTTGCTGGGCCGATGCGTCACTTGCCGAGCGAGAGCTTTGCTGGAAGGCCCGCCGCAGTCTGGGCGATATGATGGCCGATACCTGGCGCTGGCAGCACAAGAACCCTGATGGCTATCGATGAGAGCAGTATTGCACTTGGGTATTGTGGGCCCGCTTGTATGGACCAATTTTTTTGTCTTTTGTCTGGATAGCTCCTTGAACGTAGAACTATTCTCCAAGTACTCCCGCCTGGGCGCCAGCAGTCGTCTACGCTCCTTGCAGTATCTGCCAGCATTGAAACAGGCTGGTATCAATGTGACTTCCTATGCCTTGTTTGATGATGAGTACCTGAAACATCTCTACGAAGGAAAAGGGCGCTCCTTGGTTTCTGTGGCTTGCTGTTATCTACAACGCATCAAGCAACTACGCAACCTTAAGCAGATTGATCTAATCTGGCTGGAGTATGAAGCACTGCCTTATATCCCATATTGGTTAGAGCAGGGGCTGCTGCCACGTGGTGTGCCGTACGTTGTGGATTATGATGATGCCGTATTCCATAACTATGATCTTTCTTCTCGGCGTTTAGTACGTTCCCTGTTGGGTCAAAAAATAGACAAAGTGATGGCCAATGCATCGGTAGTCATCTGTGGCAATAGTTACCTGGCTGAGCGAGCACACCAGGCCGGTGCAAAACAGGTTGAGCTAGTTCCTACCGTTGTCGATGCCGCCCGTTACTCTGTTTCCAATAAAATATGTCATGAGAAAAGCACACCACTTGTGATTGGCTGGGTTGGCTCGCCTTCCACTCAGCACTACGTGTTGCAGCTG from Halomonas sp. CH40 includes these protein-coding regions:
- the pseB gene encoding UDP-N-acetylglucosamine 4,6-dehydratase (inverting), which encodes MFDEATILITGGTGSFGHTFIPMLLERYNPKKVIIFSRDEMKQWEMAKKFEGDGRVRFFIGDVRDRDRLYRALDGVDYVVHAAATKIVPTAEYNPFECIKTNVLGAMNLVDACIDKGVKKLVALSTDKASSPINLYGATKLTSDKLFVAGNHYAGNNRTRFAVVRYGNVMGSRGSVIPFFMSIKDKGTLPITDSRMTRFMISLEEGVELVWHAFEDMEGGEIYVKKIPSMKVTDLARVVAPEAEQKEVGIRPGEKLHEQMISAEDAYYTYEYPEHFKILPQINSWDKDANRIKDGKRVPEGFVYSSDNNREWMSDAELQAWIDINREKIGAI
- the pseC gene encoding UDP-4-amino-4,6-dideoxy-N-acetyl-beta-L-altrosamine transaminase is translated as MIPYGRQDIQQADIDAVLEVLSSDFLTQGPQVPAFEQQVAEHVGAKHALAVNSATSALHIACLALGLGEGDWLWTSPVTFVASANCGLYCGAQVDFVDIDPRTYNLCTKALEAKLEQAEREGRLPKVVVAVHLCGQPCDMQAIHTLSRRYGFKIIEDASHAIGGKYQGEYIGNGRYSDITVFSFHPVKIITTAEGGMALTNDDELANRMSLLRSHGITRDPAQMTHESEGPWYYQQIALGFNYRMTDLQAALGLAQLERLDEYVARRHTLAKRYDALLEELPVKTPWQHPDSYSGLHLYAIRLQLDAIDKTHRQVFEALREKGIGVNLHYIPVHTQPYYQDMGFKPEDFPESIGYYREAVSLPMYPTMTEEQQDEVLDVLKEVLS
- the pseF gene encoding pseudaminic acid cytidylyltransferase — its product is MQVAIIPARGGSKRIPRKNIKAFCGKPMIAWSIQAALESRCFERVIVSTDDAEIADVAQQWGAEVPFIRPAELSDDHTGTIPVIAHAVQWLGNAGQAPSSACCIYATAPFVQPQDLQRGEQVLQQYPYVDYAFSVTSYAFPIQRALRLTPEGRVAMFQPENFNTRSQDLEEAWHDAGQFYWGRAEAWLAGQALFSEQAIPVKLPRYRVQDIDTPEDWKRAEGLFKAMQKG
- the pseG gene encoding UDP-2,4-diacetamido-2,4,6-trideoxy-beta-L-altropyranose hydrolase, with the translated sequence MKIAFRVDASIEIGTGHVMRCLTLADALRQQGHTCRFISRAHDGHLGEVIRQKGFTLHLLPQPETQEPLEEERAQLAHADWLGASWQADAEQTLGCIADEHFDWLVVDHYALDACWEAAVVPSQTRLLVIDDLADRHHLADVLLDQNLGRKASDYDRLVPDHCQRLIGPEFALLRPEFAQWREASLTRRRENPQLRHLLISLGGVDKDNVTGQVLEALASCELPDETYITVIVGSTAPWLEEVKAKAKALPWPTEFAVSVNDMARRMAEADLAIGAAGSTSWERCCLGLPTLMLVLAENQKEVACYLDQLGAAKLVGIPADLPRNLPVSISEMTGSVYTRMSEISSEITKANGVCSLAFVMKDFESILKMEPER
- the pseH gene encoding UDP-4-amino-4,6-dideoxy-N-acetyl-beta-L-altrosamine N-acetyltransferase — encoded protein: MEKQLGKFRAIQNSDLELMLSWRNMPSVRRYMYTRHEITLEEHRLWWEKVCSRSDQQYFLYEYDSTPLGVVGFSQINNDDMNSSWAFYASPEAPRGTGSRMEYLALEKVFREMMLHKLYCEVLDFNGAVIKLHQKFGFSIEGTFREHHQVDGEYVDIIRLGILKGEWELIRESILKKLISQR
- the pseI gene encoding pseudaminic acid synthase, which produces MPSITIDGRNIDQKNSPYIIAELSANHNGSIETAKKIIEEAAKAGADAVKLQTYRPDTITLDCDDDEFKIKGGLWDGRTLYELYEEAHMPWEWHKPLFEHARKLGITIFSSPFDNTAVDLLEELGAPAYKIASFEAVDLPLIEYVAKTGKPMIISTGMADIEEIQEAIEAARGAGCEQLAILHCVSGYPAPAADYNLRTIPDMIERFGLVTGLSDHTIDNTTAITSVALGASLIEKHFTLDRNGGGPDDSFSLEPAELAALCRDTKTAWQALGQVDYGRKSSEQGNVQFRCSLYFVKDLKAGDVITEDAVRSVRPGYGLAPKRLKEVVGQKVNCDVVANTPVGNEVLNPGFE
- a CDS encoding N-acetylneuraminate synthase family protein; translated protein: MYKWLPSPSGRLQLAYHPDMIKRFSLVKGLSDHTIDNTSVITSVALGASLIEKHFTLDRNGGGPDDSFSLEPAELAALCRDTKTAWQALGQVDYGRKSSEQDNVQFRRSLYFVKDLKAGDVITEDGVRSVRPGYELAPKMLVYIIGQRVIKCGVPDDHMGYRSYPLLAARELLQQCTREQVYRHQTA
- a CDS encoding glycosyltransferase encodes the protein MEKKDERKKICIIAPYSGTKSGGNLVLRKIKNHLNGKNECTMLYAPPYLRVKGYRFLFRLAKYLRYILSGNLFKNKIYFCKTVPDVLFFSWPDDIEYVEEKKICRIVQVVQSDDIWGAEVENVIKVKNKDSIEKVYVAKHLASDNGKDLIVNLFEMLGEINSGSVGKRGQISSFISGAWFKGAYLNDYYSRLLANELNLEYVSFGQGGSSISDRSLPYLKKPDLINILSQSKLFISLSHHEGMPILVLEAIASGTLCVLSDIPAHREIFHNFPERVYLLDRSKKISDLKDEIKIKLNDFENLPQLRSMNEEGYQSFDKILECIL